The window GTCGGTCAATCTGCCGACGATCCTTGAATGGACCAGCGGGTTCATCGACTTCATGGGCAAAGATACGGTGCTGCCGCCAGCAGACATGGAGCTCCTGCGGACCTCAGCGATCCTGGTGCCGCACCACGTCCGCCGTTTCATGCGCGACCGTCCGCTGGACAACACCGATCTGGTGTCGGAGCTGGATATTCCGATGCTCTTCCTTGCTGGAGACCAACACAACTCCTTTACGTCAGGCGACCTGACACAAGCCACCGCTCTTTTTGAGCAGGCTGAGCTGAAGAGCTATCCGGGACTGGGCAGCATGGTGAACTTTCACGCCCCCGACGAATTCAATGCCGACGTGCTAGCCTTTGCCGGCAAGGTCCAGGCAAAAAAAGGGGGCTGAATCAGCCCCCCGGTTCAACGCTCCGCGCTCCTATAGACGATCCGGATACTTTTCGGCGATCAGCCGCTTGTGGAAGTCTGGCAGATCTTCCGGGCTGTGGACCTTTTGCCCGGTCGCAAGGCTCATCAGCGAGTCGGTGTCACTCTCAACGTAACCCGCCCACGGCTTCTCGAAGGCCTTGTTCACCCCCATGAAGTTGTAGCCGGTGTTGATGAGACTCACGTCCGGATCCATGACCTCGGCGTAGGGCGCGCGCCAGGTGTTCTCCGTAAAGCGCGGCTGATGTTTGCCGGGCTTGCTGTAGATACCGCCCGAAAAGAGGACCAGCTGGTCGCCCCATTTTTTAATCAGGCGCGGCTTCGGTTCGTTGGGATCATCGTCGGAGAACTGCCGCTCTTCGACGAACCGTGACCCACCCATGGGAAAAGATAGGAAGTTTTCGACAAATATGTAGTCCTCGAGCTCCATGGATTTGCCGTTAAACGGATTCTTCATGTTCTTCACTGGCTCCATGGTGTGGGGATCCAGATACACGGAGGTAAACATCGACCGCATCAGAGCGGTACCCTCGGGTAGTTCGCCAAACTCCTCGGGATCGGGAACCTGGAGCTGCCAGGTAAACATCGAAGCCGCGCCAAGCAGCAGGCCGCCGGGTAGATCCTCCCGAGCAATCAGCTGGCGAGTCAGCATGGGAACATAGGTACGCGAACCAACCAGGTTGTTGGTCAGCTTGAGCACCGCGAGCTTGTTCTGCCTGGGATCTTCGATATCGAAGTTGCCGGTCTGTGTGGCCGTCCAGGGTGTACCGTCGTCCATTTCACCGTTGCTGAAGGTTTTGGTCCGGTTGTAGGCATTGAAGACCTTTTCCTTTTTCTCCCCTTTGGTGCCTCCCTCCTGAGCATTGGCCTGGTCGCCTTGTGAACAGGCTGCGAGCCCCAGCGCGCCGACCAGTCCGCCTACAACGGTCCGTCTCATCGGGTCCGCCGGCTGAGTATCCTGAAGCTTGCGGGTTTGTTTGGAATCCATGGGTGCCACCTAGCTTGAAAAATCTCTGAGACCCTAATGGATGGCGGCAAACAGGGTCCAATAGAAATCCGTCATGCAGGCATTCGTTCGGAGCTTAAGGTTCCTAGACCGCCAGGATATGGGTCACCACGGTTGCGCCGGTGCCTCCGATGTTTTGAACCATGGCGATCTTGGGGTCTTTGACCTGGTTGGCGCCGACACTCCCGGTCAGCTGTAGGGTGGTCTCCACCAGCTGATAAATGCCGGTAGCGCCAACGGGGTGACCCCGAGCCTTAAGGCCACCCATGGTGGCGATGGGGAGCCGCCCGTCGATGGCGGTAACACCCTCTTCCCCGAGGCGCACGCCCTCACCTGGCTTGGCGAAACCCGCCGCCTCCAGACTCAGAGCGGTAATGACCGTATAGGCATCGTGCAGCTCGAAGATGTCGATCGCGTCTGACGATATGCCGGCCTGCTCGTAGGCTTTGCGGCTCGAAGTTTCCGCACCAGCAAGGGTCAGCGGATTATCGCGACGGTCAATGGCCAGCGAGTCGGTGCCTACCGCCGAGGCAAGCACCCTGACGACGGGAGCGCCGCTCCGCCGCGCGGCGTCCGCCACGTCTCGGGTCGCCAGCACCACGGCGGCGCAGCCGTCACAGGTGGGCGGCGCATCCATCAGCTTGACGGGTTCCGAGAGCATCTTTGAGCCCAGGTAGGCCTCGACGTCGATCGGTTTGTGGAGCAGCGCGTTGGGGTTGTTCATCGCGTTGCTGTGGGCGGTCACGGCAAACGGCGCAAACTGCTCAGGCGTCACGGCATGTTTTTCCATATACATCGCCATGAGCCGAGCATTCAGCGAGATAAACGACTCACCGTGTACACCTTCCAATTCCCAGTCTGCGGCCGTTGCCAGCGCCGCGGTGATTTGCTCCCGCGGCGCCTGCGTCATTCGCTCGAGTCCGCAGACCACCACCAAGTCATGAAGGCCGCCAGCGATTGCGCTATAGCCAACGCGAGCCGCTGCCGCACCTGAGCCACATGCCGCCTCGAGCGTCATCGACTCAACGCCCCGAAAGCCGGAGATGTCTGCGAACAGCGGACCCAGCTGCTGCTGCTGGGCTAGCATGCCCGCCATCATGTTGCCGACAAATAAGGCACTGACGTCTACCGGCTCAACGGTCGCGCTTTCCAGCGCGGCCGTGATCGCTTCGCGGGCCATGTAGCGGCCACGCATTTCCCTGCCCTTGCTGACCGGGATCTGGCCGATGCCAATCAGATAAACCTCTCGCATGTCGCTTCCCGCCTGTAACCGTAATCGATCCGCCGAGTGTAGCGCTTAATCCTACGCCGCCCCTACACGCAAAGCATTAGACCTTGGTCGGGGCAAACCGTTGGGGAATGGGAGTGCCGGGCGTATCATTAGGGCAATTCCGAAACCCAGGGGGAAGTCTCATGCAACGATATTGGCGTCACGGCCTCACCATATTGTTTAGTGGCATTGTTCTCAGCGCATGCTCTTCGACGCAGATCCGCGAATCCTGGACGAACCCCGAGTTTCAATCCATCTCCCTGGGGAAGGTTTTGGTCATTGCTGTCGGCGAGAACGAACCGCGGCGAGCTCAGTTCGAGGTTGAACTGGCGGCAATATTGAGCGAACGAGGAGCCAACGCTGTCGCCCGAGATTCGATTCGGGAACTTCGCGGCAATCCCGGCCGTGAGAAAGTAGAGAAATATGTCCGCGAGCAATCCTTCGATCAGGTGCTGGTCACCCAGGTGTCCGGCATGGAACGAGAGGAAATCGAGCGTGCTGGCTACACCGAATATGAGGTCTACGGGTTTCGCGGACGCTTTGGCCGTTACTGGGTTACCGACGTGGACCGAATTGAACGTCCGGCCACGACCGAAACCCGGGTCTATCTCTTCGTCGAAACCAGCCTGTTTGAAACCGATGAAGGTCGGGTTGTCTGGCGCATGCGGACCGAGACGCGTAACCCACAGCTCACGAATACGGCCGGAGAGTTGACCTCCGCCATCAGCCGCCGCATGGGTTCCGACGGCCTGCTCAATTAGCCTCTTTGCAGGCAGTTGCGGCAGTCTATGCTGATCGCCTTTAACAAACCTTTCGGCGTGGTCTGCCAGTTCTCCGGCGAATCGCCTTCGCTTGCAGATTTTATCGATGTGCCTCGCGTATATCCCGCAGGCCGACTGGACAAAGACTCCGAAGGCCTCCTGCTCCTCACCGACGATGGCGGCCTGCAGGCCCGAATCAGTTCGCCGCGATTCAAGAAACCTAAAACCTATTGGGTATTGGTTGAGCGAGAGCCCTCAAAAGACGCTCTGGAACAGTTGCGGCGTGGGGTTGAGCTAAAGGACGGCAAAACCCGACCGGCGCAGGTCCAGCGTATCGATGAGCCGGCACAGCTGTGGCGGCGCGATCCGCCGGTTCGCCAGCGAAAGACAGTGCAAGACGTTTGGCTCGAGCTGACGCTGACCGAAGGTAAAAACCGTCAGGTCAGGCGCATGACGGCAGCGGTCGGTCACCCCACCCTTCGCCTCATTCGCCGCAGCATCGGACCCTGGAGCATTGGAGGCCTCGCCCCCGGTCAATGGCGAGAAATACCGCCGGCCGGCAATTAGCGAGCCGTGAGGATCATTAGTCCGTTTGACGTAATAGTACGTTTTACGTAATATATCGCAAAACGTAGTAGTTGCGATGAGCCCGAAACCCGACAACCTCGATGCCTTTGGCCGCTTCACAGAACCGGCCGTGATGATTTTGGTCAGCCTGGCAGATCAGCCCAGGCACGGGTATGCCATCACCGATGATATTGAGCAGCTCACCGGCCACCGGCCGGGACCCGGTACCCTTTACGGCGCCATCAGCCGGCTGGAAACCCGGGGTTTCATCCAGCCACAAAGCACGGAAGGCAATCGCTGCACCTACGAGCTGACGGCGGCGGGAAGCGCAGCCCTCAAGGCACGCCTCGACGCCATGGCCCGCGTAACGCGCGTCGGATTGAATCGGCTACAGCCGGCATGAGGTGGACCCTGTGGCTTTACCCGGCGTCCTGGCGCCAGCGCTATGGCGCGGAGCTGGCCGAGCACCTAGCGAGCGAACCCTTCCGCCTGCGAACGCTCGCCGACCTGCTGGCCGGCGCCGCGGACGCGTGGTTCAACCCCCGGAACGTGCCTCGCGCCCCCCAAACCCAAGGAGCATCTATCATGATCAAAGCTGCGCGCTGTGCCAGCAGCGAGTTTTCCCGAGGCGAGAGCCTGCGAAGCGCCGGCTTGATGCTGGGCGTTACGCTGGTGTTGACCACAATCTCGGTGGCGCTGGATAAGACTCTTGGTGACCACTTCGCCATCAAGGCCCTCAGCTATGCTGCGTTCTTCATCGCGCTTCTCGTCTCATCCAACGGGACCTACCTGCGTCCCTACTCGAGCACCGCTCGGTTCACCATCATCACGGTTGGCAGCATCAGCTGGTATCTATTTTTCCTGCTGGTGACCTGGTTCGGAACGCGAATCTAGGCTGGCGATGATGGGTGCGCCAAACAGGGGTCGCAGCCAGGTAACGCGGCGGATCGCCAGCTCATAGAGCGCCCAGCAACCGATAACCGTTCCACCCAGCACGAGTGCAGGCTCAACGACTGGCCCTAGCTCGAAGCGGGCGAGCTCGCCGCCGAGCACTACGGTCAGCGTCTGATGAAGGACGTACCAGGGAAAAACCGCGGCGGTGCCGTAGGCAATCCATCGCCGAGTCTGGTTCAGGTAGCGGTAGGCAAAAGCCATCAGCACGAGTATCCAGGTCCAACGATTGACGTAGACCGACAGGAAGCTGAGCTGTTCAATCGCCCA of the Pseudomonadota bacterium genome contains:
- a CDS encoding thiolase domain-containing protein (Catalyzes the synthesis of acetoacetyl coenzyme A from two molecules of acetyl coenzyme A. It can also act as a thiolase, catalyzing the reverse reaction and generating two-carbon units from the four-carbon product of fatty acid oxidation), producing the protein MREVYLIGIGQIPVSKGREMRGRYMAREAITAALESATVEPVDVSALFVGNMMAGMLAQQQQLGPLFADISGFRGVESMTLEAACGSGAAAARVGYSAIAGGLHDLVVVCGLERMTQAPREQITAALATAADWELEGVHGESFISLNARLMAMYMEKHAVTPEQFAPFAVTAHSNAMNNPNALLHKPIDVEAYLGSKMLSEPVKLMDAPPTCDGCAAVVLATRDVADAARRSGAPVVRVLASAVGTDSLAIDRRDNPLTLAGAETSSRKAYEQAGISSDAIDIFELHDAYTVITALSLEAAGFAKPGEGVRLGEEGVTAIDGRLPIATMGGLKARGHPVGATGIYQLVETTLQLTGSVGANQVKDPKIAMVQNIGGTGATVVTHILAV
- a CDS encoding pseudouridine synthase, translated to MLIAFNKPFGVVCQFSGESPSLADFIDVPRVYPAGRLDKDSEGLLLLTDDGGLQARISSPRFKKPKTYWVLVEREPSKDALEQLRRGVELKDGKTRPAQVQRIDEPAQLWRRDPPVRQRKTVQDVWLELTLTEGKNRQVRRMTAAVGHPTLRLIRRSIGPWSIGGLAPGQWREIPPAGN
- a CDS encoding PadR family transcriptional regulator, with the protein product MSPKPDNLDAFGRFTEPAVMILVSLADQPRHGYAITDDIEQLTGHRPGPGTLYGAISRLETRGFIQPQSTEGNRCTYELTAAGSAALKARLDAMARVTRVGLNRLQPA